gtcgctAGTTCGAATTTggctgaagagagaaagagcaagaaagagaaaagagttgAATCGACACCCACACCCGCCTCGCGCCTTCCCGCTTTCCGGTATCTAGGCACTGCGAGCGATGCCTCctccgtcgttctctctctcacgtCCTCGTCTCTTGTTCGTGATTCGCTGGCTTCCGCTGCCCACCAGTCGCCAACAACACTGCTTTCTCTTGTCAtccccttctttcttgccCATCTCCGTTCTCGGACTCTCAactttccttcgcctcttcgccaGTGCACGGTCACAGAATTCGCCGTCGTTCCTTCCCTTTCCACTgatcttctctcttccgctgattttcttctctcttccgctgatcttcttctctcttcgtcttaGTCGCAGTGTCATGCTGAAAGTATCTCTTGGCAGCGCGTTACGTGCTTTggtttccttctgtttctcgtctgtgttcttctctcttccgacCCTCTTgcctttccctgtctctgttcgtcctcttcttcgttcctcttctcttctcctttttcttccgtcACCCCTATGAATGGCCTCATCATCTGCCCtggctgcttctcctcaattctcctttctttttttctcttgtccttgtcatttctctcttccgcttgccatttctcttctttctccttcctatttctccttccttcttctttctatatctctcgcttcttctcgtcgctttcGTCCTTGTTCGAGAGCCTTGGCTCTCGCTTCCCTTGCCTCCCGGTGTACGCACAGCGgagtccttctctccatgtATTTGTCCTTGGGGATGTGGGTGAGTCTGATCTTCAGGGGAGGCGCGGATCGGAGCAGCAGTTGTTCTTCTTGTCGCTTTTCCTCCGCCTCTTTGCTCTGCATGTCGTGCTCCCCGCAGCTCTGCATATGTCGAAGCAGGCTCGCTGCGACGTCTCTGACGACGTCAGTCTCCAAGAACGCAAGCGTCTCTCGCGGCTTGTTCACCACCGCCGCACCTAGCAGGGGAGCCTGGTGCAGAAGCGACAAGAGATCCACCTCAAACGAAACGGTGGAGACCATTTCGTGGAGGGCGCGACGCTGCGGATCCAGCGCCACAGCTCTCCAGAAGGCGGCAGCGGAGCTGGACAAGCCGCCCGGAGTCTgagcggagaggagagacgcgaaaagagCGCTTTTGGCAGAAACGTTCGTCGCCGCAGAGACGTACAATCCCAGAGTGAACAGATGCGACGGCGTAgtcgcgaggaagcgaagaaactcgGCGCGGATCTGGGAGGGCGCGGCCTCACGCAGCGAGTCCAGTGCAGCTCTCGTCCACGGCTGTGGGGAAGCGGCAGACGCCTCAAGGACCGCTGCTGAAAAAGCTGCGAAACTCGACCGATCGCCGGCGACCGGGCGCGACAGCGGACAAGGAAACTCTGGCAACGCTGGAGGCGATGACGCCGCGGAGGGCAGGAACGACGCGAGAACCACAGGCAGGCAAAAGTCAGAGCAATTCGTATTCTGCGAGGACGCTTGACTCACCGCAGGAGAACAAACataagaagaagaagaagaagaagaagaagaagaagaagaagaagaagaagaagaagaagaagaagaagaagaagaagaagaagaagaagaagaagaagaagaagaagaagaagaagaagaagaagaagaagaagaagaagaagaagaagaagaagaagaagaagaagaagaagaagaagaagaagaagaagaagaagaagaagaagaagagacaacagcGAGTGGTTTGCCTGGAGAAGGGTGGGAGGCCTGTCCCTCCGGAGACCCGCCAGGAGGGCAGGCTGGCCTCCGGCCCTCTCGCAGAACAGACCAGTTTCGCCTGCTCATCGCTTTTGAACTTCACGGAGGTTTAGACGGAAACGttgatgaagaagaaactggcagaaggaaaggacgaaACGTCAACAAGAATGAGGCGCGGAGTAGAGAGACCTCTGACGCGTGGTATCGCGGCTGACAGCGAAAAAGATGGCCTTTGCGCATATGTGGAAAACCGCAAAAGCTGAAAAGGCttcagaagaggaaaggacggggaaagagagagacaaaggcgcagaagaagtcggaggagacacagcaaATCCGGCACCCGCTGCGGTGTGTGACTCCACGatgaaaacagaaaagaatggggaagaagagcgtcACTCAATGGCGACAATGAGTAACAGACACACGAAAAacagtctttcttcttcagccgAAGCATCCTTCCATTTGGCGAACAAAAGAGCTGCAATTTCCTACATTGTaccggagaaaaaacgagacaggaCGACGCAGACCCCTGCAGCGACAGCGTTCCGAGGTGTCTCGACAGTAGAGACCAGCTCCTCGGCTCCATGAACGTcgctgaaggagagaaataacgaaggaaggaaaaacttTAAATCTACAGCGGCCGTCTTTCTTCACCAAGGACCGTGATAGCGTGCATGTCTTGTCAATAATGGACGCGTGCATCTTTTCTCGTTCATCGAAACCAAGGAGACTCACCGACATTTTATGTTAGCTGAAAGCGTGAGAATAGGTTCTCAACTTTATTTTACTGTCctccttgtttcctctccaaaTATGCTGGTGAatgaaagagaacgagagaaggacaatCGCCTTGACACTTTGAGAACCGcgagaaaggacagagagactcgagcgGTTTGACCGCCATGGTGGGTGCTCGGGTCCGTTGGCTGGACAGTTGGAAAGTTTTTTcttgcctctgtttctgtcgagAAGTGTAAatttctctgttctgttcACCACATGTCTTTCGTCGGCTTCGTTGGGGACTCTCTGCTTGCAGTATAGACTCCAtaaaggaaggcgaagggacAGCACACTCGGGTGTGACACGGGCGCTCGAACGCCGGAAGTCCCCGaaactttttcttctttcggatggcagtttcctctgtcttgtAAGTCGTGGAAAGTGCGCCACGAAGGGCATGAGAGACCTCCCGATTTCCCGGTGTTTTTATTCAGAGTGGTGAAATGTCTGGATCTTCCAAAGGactctctccagttctggTTCGCTGAATCCGACGTGCCTTCGGTTGATTTCATGGCAAAAGAACGGATGATGATTTTCGACATTTGTTTCATACAACATTTCTCTGCTCCATTCATGCATACAGGTGTACATTCGCGCTTACGGAATCTACTTGGAGGAAATTGTATTCCCCTTCTCTTGGTCCACGGTAGTACGGATCTGCGCGTTGCTGCATCCTCAAAAAGTCCCGCTGACCGGGTTCTCCTTTATTGCAGCTTCTGAAATCACCTTCTCGATGCCGCGAAACGTCTCCTCGATTGAACTGCCTCTCCTCACTTCAGTTAATCCAGCAATGCTTTCAGCTGGTTTTCTACATGCACGGGATTTCgcacttctctctcctgtctaAGACAGTCTTGAACCCGTGGaacttctctgcagagagtcgGCActcctatatatatagatatatatatacattataTGTTTatccgtatatatatatatatatacatgtatatatatgtattgaCTTTAGAGCTGTCAAGGGCGTCCAGTAAGTTTTGCGTGTGTCAGGGGATAATACCAGGCCATAGTTCAATGTATCGGGCTCGCTCCTCACACTTTGAATCATAGATCCCTGtttcatgcatgcaaaacCGGAAGCTTTTTTTAATTCTGGATCGCCTCTTCGCATACACCCACGGGTGGCGAGCGTCGACAAAGAAACGATATCTGACATGAGAAATTCTTGCTTGGACTTTCTCGGATCCCAGTGCCTACTCTGTAGGGGCAGTGCAAATGCAGACATCTGGAGTCAAGAAGTTTGGCTCTCCGAACTCAAGGAACGCAGACACACGACCTATGAACCATGCAACTCAGATCTGCCACGATCTTCGGCATGATCATCTACACATATGCAGATAATTCAGAGAGAGATGACTGTCTGCGCAGGTTTTATCGAGAGATATCTCCATCTACAAATATccatctacatatatatatacatatgtatatatatatatatatatatatcgggTGTTTTGTGTAGAAGAGCCCAAGGGCTTCAGCGCCAGAGAGGGCCTTTCCTTCGAAGGTTAGACGAGACCTTTGTCCCTTGCATCCCTCTACTAAAAAGGACGGATCTCGAGGGCAGGTGCCTTTGTGGCCATTTCATGTTTGCCTtaatgtgtgtgtgtcgcttTCGACTTGaaatctctctctctctctgttggtGTGAAGACGGACGTTCTTGTTTCTCGACCTCTACAAGTATGTGTCTCCGACAGGTTTCGAAGTAAAGTTGAAGGCATGCGTGAGTTCTGAGTCTCTGAACTTTGCGTCGAGGCGGTCCGGTCCTCCACGTTGGAGACGAACTGCTGCGCGCTCGACGTTCCCTCTCCTGTTTCCAAGAATAGAAGTCGAGACCGACGCACCGACTCCGCAGGAACCTCACCGCCCCGGAAGCCCAGAGAGGACTCACTCacgcctctctgcctctcacTCTGGACAGTTGGGCATCGCTCCCCTTTCCCCCTTTGACAATCTCAGTAGTTACGCAACCAGAGCCGACGCAGTGGCAGACTGGTACTTCCACGTCGCAGGCAGCTGCTTTGTGCGCTTGTAGTAGCGAGCAAGACGGTGAATTCGAGACTCAACAAGAATCAGACGGAACTTGGCGTCCTTgtccttcctgtttctctccaagTGCTTTCGCACGCTCACGGCTTTCTTGATCAAGTAGTACAAGTCCTCAGGCAGCTCGGGGGCAagacctgaaaaaaaaagaacagTCGGGAGAACACTGGTGGCGCCGGGTCTGGAGGACCTCGAAAACGCACTTGGCGCTCTTCAGAACCTAGAGAAACAGATGAGAGGAGGACTTGAACAGCCGCTTCCACGCGCTCTAAATGTGCATGCGGGAGTCGAGGAAAGAGGTCAGACAGGCACTTGGACGGCTGGCAGTAGATCGGATTTGAGAAACAATACCGAGTTCGCCACGAAGGGAAGGACAGCGACGCCGTTCCTTTTTAaccagacgaagaaacgcggagagcATACACttgggagaggagagcaacGTCGCTTCAACAAGCTCTCGATTGCATAGATTGCACGCATACAAAAACTCCACTTTGCtggacaaagagagagacaagcaacGTGATTCTTGCAATGTTGGAGAGGGCGACGGCAGAGAGCTGAACGCCAGAAAATCAGCATCTGCGCTAAATCTCTTCAAGGGAGACAGTGTTGCagtgagagaagcagcagacacACTGACGAAGGCCAGCCTCCTCAAGAACGAGTCGACTGATCTAGGTGCCTCTTCGAAGGGAACCTCTCACtgcggagaaacgcgaaaaacgtTCTTTCTCAAAGAACAGAGAACcgggaaggcagagaacgcCCTCGCGACGACGCGGCGTCATTCCCTCTCCAAACAGACGCAAACTTCACACTTGCTCCTGCCAAAGGCGCTACCCTCACACCGTATCGaggcatacatatatacaacgtgcatgcatttgcgtTCGTTTTTCACTCCCAGACCTTCTTGAGCCTGGAAGGAGCTGCGCCCCGATTTCCGCCCCTCCAGTGTTCTCGTGAAGATTGAAACAGTGTTTCCCTTAACGCGTAAACCTACCTTGGAGCTTGAGGATACGGAGGATCTTGTTGCCAGTGACGGATTTAACCTGCGGCACTCCGAAGGAGTCTCTCAGTGTGACGCCGATCTGTAAGTCGCCAGAGAAGCACAAGCAGCCAAAAGCAAGAAGAACGTGAGAATCGAAAAACAGACGACCTTCCACATGCATTCATACTTCTCGAAGGATGTGATTTGGCCTCCGAAAAAATTGCCTTGGTCGTTCGCGACTTCATCGTGTGCAATGACTCTCCCCCGGTTTCGCCGCATTGGATCGTCCGGTTTGCCGCCGACGCGGAACGGCCGCGCCACGGTCACAAAAAACATGTCGTCCTCACTTTCGGTAAAATGCACAAGAAACCATGTTGATTTCACAGGAGAAGCGAACCGTTCAGTGAACAACAGTAGGTCCGCTCGCGAATTTCCGAGAGACTGTCTTCGGACCGCTCGGATCCCAGCCACCCACGCACAGGACCGTGTCAGTCAGGTCTACACAAACAACACAACGCGTTGTTCCCCCCTGTCCACagttcgcgaaacgaggcaTTTTTGCGGATAGGTTTTGCGGGGAGGAACGCAAATTTTCCCCCGGCTTCCTCCCGCTCGTTCCCGTTCTTTGGTTCCTCGAGCAAGTCACACGACAGCGGGGAAACCGACAAACGTCCATCCCGTTTGGTTGCTTCAGCCCATCCCCGCGCAAGAAATCCCGACTGGGCGCTTTGGTCAACAGAGAGGTCCGGCTGTGAGGCAAGCGAGCATTTCTGCAGCATTTTTTGAGACAGGAGAGCGGCAGGAAAACTCAgcagagggagggagaggatTCTCGTCCCCATCTCCGCTGAACAGGCCGAGGGCGAAAAGACTGCGAAAAATAACTGCGGAGAGTCGAGGGGCTGAGATTCGCGAGCGTTTTCCCCCGATGAACTGGAGAACGCGTATTTTTCCTGTGCACTTCCCCGTTGTTCCCCAGACCGCAGCCGCGGCAACtccgtcgtttttctcccttcttcccgcCGAAAGTACCTGGGAGGGGGTCTGGCCCTTCTTTGCGAGCTTGGCAATGTGCTCTTCGACGTCCGACGGCTTGATTTTCAGCCATGTCGGGGGCTTTCTGCGCCAGGGGAGAGCGCTGGCAGACATGCCCTTTCCAGGACCGTACATGCGCCCCATGGTGACGGAGAAAAATCGAAATTGGGAACCGCAAGGTGGAAGCGGAGAACGCCCTCGATCTGTCGCGGCACTCCGGACACACAGCGGAGCACgaacgcgaggagaaaaaccggTGACGAAGCCACctgaggaagacgcagagaaaggaagagaattGAGGGGAGAACCCGTCGAGGAAATGCGAGGCTTCCCAGAAGACCCGTCGGCCGCGTAGCGCCGCGTTGCTCTCTCGCGGCACCCCACGCTCGCGACAAAAGCCCCCACCGCAGCTCAGGCTCAACGCTGCATGCCAAAAAAGTTTGCGGCTCCACCCCACCCGTTTTGGGATTTTGCGTGATGCTCAAATTGCATGCGCCCCCGTGGCTCGCAgtttggaagaagagaaagtctCGTCTTGCCTCCGCGCGAGTCTCCGCGCAGAAAacgcctttctttttcgaaaatgcatgcacacagataAGGCGATGATCGAGTTCATGCATTATCACGTTCTTGCAGATGCTGCACATGCGAGAACTCGGTGGGTTggatctctctctcggatGCAAGAGACGCACTCGTCGATTTCTCGACTTTTTCCTTCAAAAGCGTTTTGCTATCGCCTCGCACGTCGGGAGGTACGCGCGACGGTAGTTTCTCTGCAGTGTGCCCCaggaaaaggcagaggaTAGAAACCTAGGAATCCTTTTCGATAGTGTGGAATAACAGGGGGGAGTAGTCTAGCTTCCGTTGTTATGTCTCACGGGTATGGCATGCTTGGTGACTTGTATGAGTTTTATGAATGGGAGCACAGTTGTTCCCAAGGTGCGTTTAGGTATACTTCAGAAGCATCTGGTGCATATGTGCTAGCGTTCAACATCTAGTtagagaaggagcagcagcTTGGGACTTTTCTCCGTAAAAACGACATACAAATGCAAAACAAATCTGCAGAGGGGAATTCCTCGCGGGGCACGCACTTCGATTTTTTAGACTTTTCATTTTGAGAAAACAATGGAAATTTCAAAGCGGACTTCCCCAAGTCACATCTCACTTTCCAGCACACATGGAAATCTGCAAACAAAGTCCTGTTTTTTCAGCGGGAGCTTTCCTCAACAAAGACAGAACTCAGGACGGTGAGGGCTGAGACGAAGGCTCGTGAAGCAAAAGAGTTTCAACTACTGAAGTAGAGTTTAAGGAAGCCACCGAGAACCGTTTATTCGGCTGTTGAGCGGCAGATGATGAAAGCATAAATCAGACGATGAGGAAGTGAAATTCCTCTATTCGCAAGAACCCGCAGAGTTGTTGCGCTGAAATTCTTCAAGAAATTTTACTTGGGTCCTTTCCATTTCCTTCGCCGTTTACTCGGCTGCTTCTGTTGTGACGCTCagtcgttttcctcgtcccCGTATTACCGCGGCTGCCGGCTTTTCGCGGTTGTCTCATGCACTGACAATCTCTGCGAAGCCTATTTTTCTGCAGCCTCTCTCATGAGGacggtgcatgcgcagatgAACCTACAGGACTCGACTTGAAAGTAGACCTctctatatatgcatatatatatacatatacatatatatacatatgcatatatatacatatatagatatgtatatatatatatatatacatctgtgTGGAAATCGGGGAGACAAAGATGCACTTATCGTGCGTTTTGTGTGTCTATGACTCTGGTGAGGAGCTGCGGGATGGATGAACTGTGTGGCGGTTGTGCCTCACGAAGAAATGGCGGAAAAAGAGAATCGAAAAAGAAGcatggagaagagggagggagaggaagcaaaagCTTTTGCACCAAGAGAAAGCAGGTGAGATCTCCTGTcggaaacaagaaacgaaCTCGACGCACGGCAGGAGCACATTTTaacggaggagagactgGACACCCAGAAACGTTTGTGGAGATGCGATTCTCCTTtcgcaaagagaagagacgattCTCCACGTAGGTCTTGTCAGCTGTTCCGTTTCGAGGCTCGACTATGCAGGCAGGCAggcacgcgcatgcagttagGTGCGCTCGTTTAATACGCAGTCGACATGACAATGCGagtctcgtttcttcgagaaaaaaatcTAGAGACTTCTGAAAGAAACTCGCGATTGGAGCGCGGCGGCTTTActcgtttctgtgtttcccaACAAATGTTCACATCTCTCGCTTTATAACTACTCACATGCGTATGATGTGAATGCATATCTGGAATGATggatatatacgtatacatgtatttgCAATGATGTATAAAAAAGTATACGTGTATGTAAAATATGTCTACGGATGAGCGTCTGTAATATGTACACTTTTGTATGGAGTATTTACACGAGTTTGTGTGAAGACTTCTATGTACTtctacatatctatatctacatatctatctatctatctatctatctatatatatatatatatatatacattgcATGCGCAAGAGAATttgagaagaggaagagaaggaaatgaaGCGAGACGAGATGAGAAGCACAGCGAAAGAACAATC
This Toxoplasma gondii ME49 chromosome VIII, whole genome shotgun sequence DNA region includes the following protein-coding sequences:
- the RPS13 gene encoding ribosomal protein RPS13 (encoded by transcript TGME49_270380); protein product: MGRMYGPGKGMSASALPWRRKPPTWLKIKPSDVEEHIAKLAKKGQTPSQIGVTLRDSFGVPQVKSVTGNKILRILKLQGLAPELPEDLYYLIKKAVSVRKHLERNRKDKDAKFRLILVESRIHRLARYYKRTKQLPATWKYQSATASALVA